One region of Miscanthus floridulus cultivar M001 chromosome 19, ASM1932011v1, whole genome shotgun sequence genomic DNA includes:
- the LOC136525496 gene encoding uncharacterized protein — MDGDSGLNILYASSLNKMGIPRSSLCHSKAPFYGIVLGREAIPLRRIQLNVTFGQPDNFRKEPPTFEVVNFPSVYHVLLSQPCFAKFMAIPNYTYLKVKMPRPSPKGVITVKGSFEQANYYEQDCVAQAATLIAPCAPDGPSHDVGRAPAEEATKTAVVPDQPNISKVVKTSGGSDGSAGPSI, encoded by the coding sequence atggatggggaCAGCGGCCTCAATATACTCTATGCTAGCTCCCTCAACAAGATGGGCATCCCTCGGAGTAGCCTATGCCATAGCAAGGCACCATTCTATGGGATTGTGCTGGGGAGGGAAGCTATACCCCTTAGGCGCATCCAGCTCAATGTCACCTTTGGCCAGCCAGACAACTTCCGCAAGGAGCCGCCCACCTTTGAGGTCGTCAACTTCCCTAGTGTCTACCATGTCCTCCTCAGTCAACCATgctttgccaagttcatggccatccccaactacacttaccttaaggtcAAGATGCCCAGGCCCAGCCCGAAGGGGGTCATCACTGTCAAGGGCAGCTTTGAGCAAGCCAACTACTATGAGCAAGACTGTGTTGCCCAAGCGGCCACACTCATCGCCCCCTGTGCTCCCGATGGCCCTAGCCACGACGTAGGAAGGGCACCGGCTGAGGAGGCAACCAAGACGGCGGTGGTGCCCGACCAACCGAACATCAGCAAGGTGGTCAAGACCTCTGGCGGTAGCGATGGCTCGGCTGGCCCCTCCATCTAG